The DNA window TATACATACTTAGGTGTGTAATagttttttattcctctttcagCTTGATGATTCACTTTAATTCAGTTCTATTAAGTATTTGAGCAATTACGCTGTACCAAGCATTGTGCCAGCACTGAGGGTACAGAAGCGAAGAAAGACTATCAAGCAGCTCACTGATTTCTGCTTTCTATCACCTTCCTAATCTTCTCTGTCTGTTTTATGTTAATAGAACCATAGAAATAAGGAGACATACTATACCTAAAATCGGTGGCCCCAGGAGAATAGGACAGCATTCCACAATGGTCACCAATCCCACAGCACTGGAGAACCTCTGGGATCCAATGAGGTCCATCAGCGTTTCAAACAATACGGCGCCAAACCACCCAAAAGCAAATCCAAGGAATCCCGCATAAAGACAGAACCCTACATAGCTAGAGGATAAGGGTACTAGCGTATGACACACTCCATTTGCAATAATAGAAGCAGCAAAAAAATACTGAATTCGAGGTCTTATCCACTTTGTGTTGGCTACAAATCCCATAGAAGGTCTGGCTACCATGTCAACAAAAGCcagaatggaaagaaggaaggcagcCTTCTCACTAGAGTGATGTTGACTCTTGGCATAATTACTAAGAAAGACTAAAGGTGTAGCCAGCGCAAAAGACATTATCACATTCCCAGAGAGGTACAGCAGAAAGCCTCTGTGTTTGAATAGGGATAAGTCCAGAAGTTTGTTAACTGTTTGAAAAACGGATTGTTTCTCCTTTGGGGGGTTTCTGCCATTAACTTCTGTATTTGCATCACCTGCCCCCTTGTTTGCATCATATTTTCCAGCTTCCTGAAGGGATTCTTTAGACTTCTCTTTCCCTGCAGTGGTTGGCTTGGGCCCTATTGGTCTCATCAGGGCTCCAGCCACACAGCAGTTTAGTAGGATGCCTCCAAGAATTAGGAAGCTTCCTCTCCAGCCAAAGGCAGCAAAAAGAGCCTGGTTGAGGGGGGCCAGGGCGGAGAGGAACACAGGGCTGCCTGCCATGGCCAGTCCATTTGCTAATGGTCGCCTCTTGTAGAAATACTTGCCAATCATGGTCAGAGCTGGATTCAAGTTGAAGGCAAGCCCAAGACCTGgcgagaggggaaaaaagaatcacATACTCCAATAAATGTCAG is part of the Balaenoptera musculus isolate JJ_BM4_2016_0621 chromosome 1, mBalMus1.pri.v3, whole genome shotgun sequence genome and encodes:
- the LOC118893116 gene encoding monocarboxylate transporter 1-like isoform X1, giving the protein MPPSNGGPVGYTPPDGGWGWAVVVGAFISIGFSCAFGKSITVFYKEIEEIFKASTSEVSWLSSIAFAVMYGGGPISSILVNKYGSRPVMIVGGCLSGCGLIAASFCTTVQELYLCVGVIAGLGLAFNLNPALTMIGKYFYKRRPLANGLAMAGSPVFLSALAPLNQALFAAFGWRGSFLILGGILLNCCVAGALMRPIGPKPTTAGKEKSKESLQEAGKYDANKGAGDANTEVNGRNPPKEKQSVFQTVNKLLDLSLFKHRGFLLYLSGNVIMSFALATPLVFLSNYAKSQHHSSEKAAFLLSILAFVDMVARPSMGFVANTKWIRPRIQYFFAASIIANGVCHTLVPLSSSYVGFCLYAGFLGFAFGWFGAVLFETLMDLIGSQRFSSAVGLVTIVECCPILLGPPILGRLSDIYGDYKYTYWACGIILIVSGIYLCVGMGIHYQLEAKEQKAEAKQKKESKEMEPKEVIKAAESPELKGTEGGPKEEKLSG
- the LOC118893116 gene encoding monocarboxylate transporter 1-like isoform X2, which produces MLKKSGDGPISSILVNKYGSRPVMIVGGCLSGCGLIAASFCTTVQELYLCVGVIAGLGLAFNLNPALTMIGKYFYKRRPLANGLAMAGSPVFLSALAPLNQALFAAFGWRGSFLILGGILLNCCVAGALMRPIGPKPTTAGKEKSKESLQEAGKYDANKGAGDANTEVNGRNPPKEKQSVFQTVNKLLDLSLFKHRGFLLYLSGNVIMSFALATPLVFLSNYAKSQHHSSEKAAFLLSILAFVDMVARPSMGFVANTKWIRPRIQYFFAASIIANGVCHTLVPLSSSYVGFCLYAGFLGFAFGWFGAVLFETLMDLIGSQRFSSAVGLVTIVECCPILLGPPILGRLSDIYGDYKYTYWACGIILIVSGIYLCVGMGIHYQLEAKEQKAEAKQKKESKEMEPKEVIKAAESPELKGTEGGPKEEKLSG